The genome window TCTCCCTCATTTTTACGAAAGAtactgaaatcaaaacaaattaaGACATCCACGGACATTAAGCAAACAAACTgattgagaaaataaataatatctaAGGAGAAGCATTTCAATTGTTCATTTCAAAGAAAGTATATCACATACTCTTTATACAGtcacatatttaaaatgtgaagtTATAAGTAATCACACCACATGTGATGTGGAGCAGTAGAATTTGAAATACACAAATCCTGATCAAAAGAAGTTATCCCCAATCCTAATGCAACATCGGGAGATAAGAACCGTCTGATTGTCTTTATGCTTAGAGAAAACCAATACCTGTTTCCAGTTCACAGTTCacacaaagaaaatacacagcAGCTTCAAGAACAGCCACATTATTAAGTTACAGTTTTTTATCGAAAGATGTTTGACAGGAGGATCAGGTGGCCACTTGATGGAATAAAGATGTCAATGACAATTCTTCAGTGAAACTGAAGGCATTGTTAATGCAAAGGTAAAGGCAGCTGAATTACTGACCAGCTCTACAGAAAGCACACAGTAAGGCATCAACACCCATGAGGATAATCCAGTCAAAATGAATGAGgtaaacaaaaatgaaacagtATGTGTCATATATAATCTATTAAGAGGATACTGTTATGAGACGTTGGTTCATTCAGGTCTATGGGGACGCCCTGCTGGTGAAGTAAATGTGACTGTGCTGTCTTTTTGCAAAAGGGCAGATCAATGAGATGAGTAATGTCAGAGGGCAGGGCTGGGCATAGAGGGGGTGGGATTCTGCCAGATGATCATGTGACTTCGTTCAGACCGCTGAGGTGTAGCTTGGGACAACTCAACCGATCCTTCGCTTGCATCGTCTCCTGAAAGAGTGGACGGCTCAGTTATGTATTCGATAAACTAAACGGTAAATAACTGCAATTCTGATACAATACATCAGATTTTTAAACAATTTGAGACAGCAATGCCGTTTTCCTGCAGCTCACCGATTCGGAAGTTGATGTAGCCCTCCCCTCCGCTGAGGATGAGTTGAGAGGTAGTGACGATGCTGCTGCCAGGACAGGTGATCAAACAACCTGTGGGGCAAAGACAAGCGCCCTCTGAAGGATGTCCCTGAATTAACAagttatttaaagtgttttgcaTGTTGGGTTTGGATTCCTACCAGGTGCAGCAATGATGAACCTGACAGCTTGTCTGTGTCCATGGTAACACAGCTGGGCTGATGCAATGGAGCAATATGGGATGGAAACAGCCTCCGACGCTGTTGACAATCATTAATATGGTTAATACTAGATAGAGCACATAGTGTACATGTACTCTGAGTCTAAACAAAACTCACTTATGGATAATGGGATGGAGAAGAGGGCGCCACCTCCTGTGCCCACCCACAGTCGGCCCGAGATGACTGCGAGAGACGAGATCTGGAGAGGTGAGAGTGTCAGGAAGGCTTGGCCTACAGAGGGAGACGAAATATGTGTTAGCTGagctgaagaaaatgttttggacataaaacaaaaaatactgaaTCCAAATAAGGCATAAAAAATGTTGTAGTCCATTGATTAACATTTATGCCCCTGGCTAGTTGACCTTTTCTCAGTTTCTGAACTGCCACCACCCACCGAGAAACACATACTGTGTAAAACACAAAGGCTGCTAAAATACACAACTGTTTTAacatatgaaaagaaaacatcacaaataCCACTTGTTGAATTTTGTTTCCTCAAAATGACAGTGTCCAGCTTAACACAAACACTTGTGGGAGTATTACCAGTATGAGTGTCAACTGTACTTGCTAACATTGTAGGAATTTACTACACTATGCTGAAACTTACTGTATTACTGTAGATTCCAAAGCTAACAGAAACACACGGTACACGTCTCACTGTGAATGCATTATTTCTACACTTCAAATAGATttgtaatgaaagaaaaaaacacagttgtaGCACCTAATGTTTTAGTGACCAAAGCGGTAAAATCGACTTGCTGTAGCGGCCGTCCTGTGGACCAATCAAACAGTCTGAGGATCGGGTCGAGTCGGCATGACGTCCAAACTCCGCTCCCACCAGCACACAGGAAACGAACCTGCTGCTCGTTGCGCTCAGAGACCGAGAATGATTGCTGTGAGGTCAGGTAAGGAAAAATGACGGTGAGTACAAAGAAGAGTGTGAACATGAGACAATGCAAGTACCTCCTCTGTAGAGCTTCAATAATTATTAACTAATCTCTAAATTCTCTGATTTAAACCTTTTCATCCAAAGAAATCATCTTGGACTTAACAGGTGTTAATGATTTttgtcaccattttctgacatttcactgACCAAGCAGCTAATCGAGTTATCAAGAAAATGACAGATTCTGAAAATAATTGATTTTACTCCTTTTTCTCACCTCAACCTTCTTGCTCTCAGTGTCAACCACATATACTTTGTTCCAATATCCCACCCACAGACGGCTACCTTTAGCAAGGCAGCAGCGAATGGGCTGCAAAGGGTTTGATCCAAGAGGCATCACATAGTGTGACAGTAGGTTCCAGCCACCTGTTAATCACAGCACTCATGACTTCATTGTCAACACCGCTGAACATCGAAGTACGTGATAACTGGAGTTAGATTAGACTGAGATGTCACTATAAGATAAAACCGTTACCTGAACCATGTGAGAAAAATGCTAACGTCCCATCAGCTAAACCAGCTGTGACTTGTTCCTGGGAATACCTGTAATAATGAGTCAAGAAAATCAAACTTATTTTCAAAGATTTCTGGATAAAGACATGAGGACAAGTCACATAAAGACAGACAATAATTAAATGATAATACTATAATATTAATATGCTTAAGTCTTCTTACGTGAGCGAATGGATGCCTTCTGAGAGGGAAACAGACTGCAGACAGCGCCTCCTGCCAGCAGAGGCTGAGTGTACCAGTATACTGTGAGAGAGAAAACGATATATAGAGATGCAGTCAAGGTGCTTTGCCAACAAGTATTTTACTCAGACACAgtgatatttttttaagtgaGCTGCTTGTTCAGCGGACACTACCTTCCTTCCTGAGTTCCAATCCACACAGTTCCTGCAGTGTCACCTGATAAGACAGGAAAGATTGTGTCAAAAGGAAGAGCTAAGTAAACAGTGCTGCTCtccaaatgttttcagtaaTTTATCAGTACGATCGGAGGGGATTTTAAGAACAGAACATATCAGAGAATTTGTCTTtaggcagctgctgcagcctttTGTACCAGCACTGACCTACAGGAGGCACAGCACAGATGCAGAGGGCAGGAGCTGTAGGAGGGAGGCTGAACTGATCCAGAACCGTGTTGGACCGTGCCGGGTCAATCACTGTAATATCGCTGCTGAAGGCAGGGCCAGAAACTACCCACACAGAACACTGGCAGAAAGGGACGGATATGGAGTTTGGAAAGATGAGTGGCATGAAACAACACGTCGGAGGTAAGTGTTAGTTATGGTCAGATGGCATTACGCTGTACATGGTGATTAGAGTGGGAGTTGCTTATTGAAACTAGAATAATGACAGACTTACCGTGGCCTCTCCTGAGATCTCAGGTGCGACCGCAACCGCACAGTTCAGCTGAAGAGAGAAACAAGTTATGAACCACAATTCAATGCACCAGAGGTTTGATGTAAAGGCTCCTAgttgattttatttaaatttgctCCACTAAATTGGTCATAAAAGTTATTCCGCTAACAAATTTGTCTCAAAATGTGTGGATATCGatgataaatgtaaatgaagtaGAAAAagacatgtctttttttatgaaAGTCAGTGCACATTCGGCTTATCGTGGACTATTTTGGAACCCGAAACAATTATTTAATCAACTTTGAAGCTAATGATGTATTACTAGATGCTTTGAtccttttaaaacagaaaacaggaacGTTCAGCTGACTGTCAACTTATCAATTTCACATCCATAAAGCGAAGAAGAACTTTGCCTGTATCCAAATtataaacaatgaaatgtgcTGATGTAGTCAGCGAGCCAACATGTTTCTGACttgatttatttgtattattccATTACATTTATCTTGTCCCTTGTATTGCCTTATTGAGAGGGGAGTCATGCCTGTTAATGTTGCCCTTAATTCACTGTTTTGGctatatattttctgttttgtctcaATTTCCATTGTGCATTTCAACATTGAGCATATTTACATCAGTATGTGTATGAGACTTTGGAGCATTATTGTTTATAATGCTGCTACTGGTAATTGGCTTCATGTGTGTTAATGATTGACCTGTAGAGTTACCCATATATAGAGTGAGCTGGTATGCGTCCCTCATTCTGCACTGAGGAAAGTCCAACATGGACCAAAATCTTAGCACTTAAGCACATATTTTCACTGTCTGTACATCCATGTAAACTATCAAATATGAAATTACAAGTGTTTGTCAACCCTGATCCGGGGGTCCCCTTTTTCTGCGTGTTTTAGATGTTTTCCTGCTCCTACACACCTGATTTAAATGAATGGGTCattatcaggcttcagcagcgCTTGATGACAAGCTGATCATTGGAAACAGGTGTGTTGGAACAGGTAGTGTCTACATCATGCTGGACAGAGGACTGAAAAACACTAGACATTTCAACTCTAGACCATCGTCtgaatcttttattttgttctttttggtGTGCAAGTCCTTCCTTCCTGTGCTGTTTTGTCTCTATTCCACATTCTGTACGTGATGAGTTATATAatgaagagatgaagagagagagagagagaaaaaagatgtGAAATGATCTACCTTAGCCGTGGAGTCTCTTTGATCCAACAGTCTGAGCTGCATTAGAACAGGCACATCTTTAGGCTCTGGGACAGGTTCTTGGGATTCCTACATCAATGACAGTTAATCACCAGCATGTTGTTAGGATTGTGGAAATGCACACATCTGAATCAAACTATATAACAGCCAGGGAAACTTTAGTCCCACATTCAATTATGCTGTCAGATTGCTGTATCTCTGTGCACCTATGTGTGCATCCTCATACCTGTGTGTTTGCCAGTGGTGTGCTCCACCCGTGTATCTGCCGTTTTCCAAGCGATGCCCAAATGTGCGAGCGAATTTCTTTGTAGAGTTCTCTCCTCCTGACACGAGGGgagagagcagcaggagaggcagATCTAGGGAGAATGCTTCTGATGATAAATCAGCTTGACTGAGTCTTTAATGATTATTCCATTTTGATGCAAAAAAACGGCTACTAGCTTACTCAGTGTGGGTTAGACTGACAGCTGGTAATTGTGGAGATCCCAGAGGAGAGCGAGTGACTGATGGAGAAGTCGGCAGGGCAAAGGCAGACGCAGGTGGTCGGATTAAGGGTTCCTTGGAGATGCCAAATAACCGGTTGAACCTCAATAAAAAAGGGTTATAAAAGGCTATTATTAAACATGCAATCACTTTGCAAACTTATTCATATCAATCACTGTGTTGTGTCCTTGTGACGCAAAGTGACTTtactgacaaaaacagaaaggatTAAACCCTCTATGGCATCTTTTACTCTTTTTGCCTTAATGTAACCCTCATAAGCTCCAAATTCTGCACATTTAAGTACTTCTAAACACATGGACCCTGACAtggtagtttcttttttttatcatggaGACTATTTCTGGAAACCAAGTGCTGCAGTGCTGAATCCCCACTGGTTTTGTAATTGATATTTAAATCTGCTCACTGATTTAATATGCTTACAGCtgattttccttgtttttccattgtatttttaaattaattgaaTTTATACTGTTTAACATTTCATTGCTTGACGCTAACCGGTAGTTACTAGATTTCAGTATCCTCACGCACACAGTAGCACTCTGCTGTTTTAGGAAATTAAGCTGCAacagacaaatgttttttatgtaatgtATTTTGAGGACACCCcaccaaaaaatgtttttagacATGATTAGATGACAATCACTCACTTTCTCCAAACACTCGACCTTCTGTCCTCTGTGAACCTCTCCTCTTTTGTTGCTCTATAaaagtgaacaaaaaacaaacaaaaaaaaacaggttggaGACAAATATCTGAAATATATTCATTCTTGTTTCAGCCAAATTGTTAGCTCTCTATTTAAAAGTAGCAAAGTTACCTGAGAGTCTGACTACGTCTCACTGCCTCCTGCAGCTCGAACAGGCGTTGCTTGTACTGATTCTTCTCCATGACCACACGAGCCATTTCAGAACGAGAGAAGTGCCGCATGGATGTGGGAAAAGAGGCCTGAATGGAAAGATTTATGCAATTTAATGGGGTACATGCATCAGTTTCGTAATAAACATTAagctgttactgttactgtgtacaaTGTCTCCTTACATCAGCATCCTCAGATTGGAATGGTTCCAGTTCTTTCCGAAGTCTGTGATTAAAAGTGAATATAAACcacaaaaatattttaacagtaGTATTCGTAATAAAAAAGCAATTTACTATTACTTCCAAAAGGTCAAAGaatcaacaaacaaaattaaaatagGAAAACAATCTTCTACACCTCTtggtttcctcctctttctccttgaCCCGGCCCTCTAATCGTGACACCGTGTCCTGAAGAGACGACACTTCCAGTTTTAGAGCTGAGCGGTCGTCAGTCAGCTCTACCACGCGAGATATCACAGCTTTACGGGCAGCATCTACTAATTCActaaaaaacagagcaaaagatGAGTGATTCAGGATTATGAAGAAATCAGCAATCCTTCTGGCAAATAGAGTAAACAGTTCCAACAAGGAAAAGTAGAAACTGTGTGAgtgtttggaaatgttttcGAAAAATCCCATGGACACTCAAATAATCACACTGGACAAGtcataaagaaattaaatatagGACTCACTGGGTGACTTTCAGTTCCTCATACTGAGAAAGAATCTCCTCAAACTGGTCTGTGCTGCCTACACAGggaaaaacattagaaaataaCTCTTAAAACACAGAGAGCACAGATAAGTATAGGTCTAACTAGTATTACTCTTTACTCTTAATTCACATCTAAGAAGAAATGTCTACACAGACTGgtgcaaaatggaaaaaaaagggaagtaaGGCTTCATGAAACCTGCAGCAGGGGACTTTTTCTCTTATGTACTTGCACTTCATGTTAGAGGGATATAAATAGTGTCTCACCATTGCCACATTATATTTAGAAACTACCCTTCTGTCAACTCCAATGTCTGATCACTTACTTTGTGTTTCAATGCGATACAAAACATAATACACTGtcattgtttgtttcagttttcaggTGCTTGCACAACTATCTGACTGAGGGTTACAAAATGACTGTTTCGTAACTGTTAATTAAACCTCTTGTAAAAGATGGAGGCAAAGTACATAAACCATGTTTGTGACAAAGACTTTACCTCTAACACTGGCCCCTTGGTCCACACTCTCCACATAGTCCCGACTCAGCTCTGATAGTTCAGAGAACACAGAGTCAGTGTTGCGCATCTCCCATTCCAGACTAtcatcttcctccacctcctcctcttccacttcttttttttcctgcctcccttccctctgctcctcctctacTTTgcactccttctctctctccttctcagtCTCCTCCAACTCTGCCATCTCGTCCTCCATGCTGGTCTCCAACTCATTACTTGATGGCTCTTTGGTGTTAGTTCTGGCAACTGGAGTGCTGACAACAATAATCCAAAAGAAAGAGTAAGAAAATAGTTGTATAtttaatgtgctgtgtgtgaacACTTCAATGAGCTAAATGTGTGTTTAGTTCATGATTAACTTTCAAACTTCAAACTTTATGGTTTCATTACCTTGTATCCACACAGCCATGAAACTGCTTCAGCTCAGGAGTGgagctgatgatgtcattgatAAACTGATCTGCAGTGGGCTTTACCGCAATGTCAACCGCCTTCTCCTCCCTGGCTACTAGATCTTCAAAACACGCCGGAACAGAATTTGAATGTGGTCTTTGAAGTATCTGCAAAAAAGAGCAGCAAACAAACTTTCCCTCTGCCAAACTCTTgtatttaaaactttaaaaacacaagtgtgtTAAGTGAGAAAATGTTTACCTGTTCATTAACACTGGACTCTGACAAGACTTGGTTGGATGGAAATTCAGGATTCTTGGAACGAATGTGATTCCTAAACGCATTATCCAGTGTTACATAGGCAGAGATAAGTCATCTGAATTATCTGCATAcatgtctgtatttttcttacttttaacCGCACAATTACGTCACTAAAATCATAACCTGTGCATTATGTTTAACACCCTAAAACAATTTTGGTGCGAGGCATGTgtgcaatgctgtttttttacattatttctaAACTTAGCTGTCAATACCATTTTTCAGACATAAGACCAAAGGTGAAATTAAATAAGAAATACGCTTTCTGGCAAGTGAGCTGAccatttacacaaaaacaaaaacgtcaAAAATGTGCAATACtataattttagtttttttaaactaattGCTATTTTTCtgttacatactgtatactgttcTCCGTATCCTCGTGAAAGCTAAACACAGATACTGTGCCACTACTGCTGGAATGCAATTGTTAAGGTTAATTGCagaaatgtagtttgcaggTTAGAACGGGGTTCAATATCAAGAAAGACTCACAATGAAGCTGCTGTCATGGAATACCTATAGCCTTCCTGTGTGAGACACTATCTACAGAATAAGATTTATTTCCCATTAACGATTACGGAATAAGAACAACCTTAGAGGAGAGTCTCTTTCAGAatccttcttcttttccaaCAGTTCCCGATACGTGTGAGCCAACTGAGGGATAGGACATTGGAGAAGAATAATGAGAAAAATCTGCTAAATACTACATAATAGTGTGTTAATGAAGTCCTGTGTGGTAATACAAATTGCACACAATTTTTCTAACTTCACAGCTGTATCTGACCTTGCTGTGAGTATGCTTCAGTGTGCTGAGTTCTCTACCCAGATTGGCCTTCTGCTCCTCCAAGGCCACCactgcaagaaaacaaaaacatttagctTCAAAGTGCATCTGGTCAGGACATGCacaaaaagatgaataaatctTAAAAAGTTTTAAATACAGGGCTATTATGCAATATTCAAATACTCACACTGATCAGCTTGCTCTCTTGCTTTCTTCTCCAGATCTCTCTCCCGCcgttctttctccttctccctccccctcaTGGCTCTCCTCTCTTGTTCAATTTGATCATCCAGTTCCAGATACCTCTACAGGAATCAAAATGCTTTAACAGCTCTGAGCACAGACCACCCGCCTACTTTCACAGCTTTTAAAATCACATAACTGAAATCACGGTACACAACCCTCCATCAATTCCCACCTCCTGACTTTCCTTCCTGAGTGTTCTCTCTGCTTGGTATCTCTCCAACAGCTCTTCTCGCTCTGCTTTCTCCCTCTCCGCCTCCTCTTCCCTGTCTCTCAGCTGGGCTTTGCAGCTGGCCAACCCCTCCAGGACCCACACGAATATGGGCACCAGCGACTCAACCACACCTTCACCATGGGTCTCAATAACTGTCTGTGATCACACAAAGCAGCAGCGTGACAAACCAAATATAATACGTGCAACAAAATCTACAAAATAGTCCCATTCCGAAAAACAATAATGACATACAAATGAAATGTTATTCTATTTACCTGTAGTTCTGAGTATAGTTTTCCTGCTTCTTCACTCACAATGTTGGGGTCCAGCTCCACCTCCCCGGTCCCACACAGCACCCTCTCACTGTACTCCATCAGATTAATTTAATCTGCTGTATTAACTGTCAATGCGGTTTCCCAACTCAACACCAACGGTAAATTATCTTTTAACTCTATAAACCACACTGGCTACACTTCCTCAACAACTAATAAAACTAGTTTTTCTAGATTTCTAACATTTCTGCTGACGCCAGCACAGCCCATCATCCACAACTTCATCGTCCATTTCTTCTTGAGAAGGACATCATTCTCTTAGGGTTGGGGTTGTCAGGGGGTGTTTTAGAGTCCATCCtttggaaagaaaaggaggaaatatAATCATATATAACAATCTTAAATCTCCCCTACAATGCATTCTAACTGCAAAATGACAGTCAACTGCTCAAGCTCAGACATGCTTCTTTTTACTGTATTCGAATTAACATTAGCTTATAATTGGTTGAACATGATCATGTGATTTTCTAGTATTTTAATCCATGACTAACCAGAGAGGATGAAATTCAAATTCCAATGGTTGGTGTTATTTCAGGGTATACACTAAGAGGACATTCATTGCAGATCAGTTAGTACACGTGTTAGTGTTCAGGCTTACAGACAAAAGTAAACATACTTGATTACTCTCAGTCACACATTCATTCTTCGACGGATTTCTCTTTAAAGGCAGAAACAAGCGTGTTGTATGTGGTTCAGTGGATTTAATACATTCATATACATAACTTCACTACTACTCAAGCATGAGTACCAAAATTGCTGAAACAATTGGTTGACACAACAGAAAATTGGCAACTACATTTTCAaccaaaaaagaacatttagTAGTTTCCGCATCTCTATTGGGAGGACTTCCctgctttgttgttttgttttatgtcagGGTTTTTCCCAAACATCAGAAGGCTTTGGCACAGTACCCAGGAGGTTTTAAGGCACAACCTAAgccaaatgaaagtgaaactaaTGTGGAGAGCACCAAAACTAACAAAATCGTGTGGTTGTAGTTTGATCATCAGTGGACTTCCTCTGCAAGTTTTATCAATAAGCTCTTTGGGTGTTGATTATTTATAATCCATTCTAGCTTTTCTAACTTCCCATCAAATTTATGCACCTAAGCCGCCCACAAACCAAGTGAAAAGACTGTAAacagtaaactaaatatctCTGGGTATGAACTGATGACCAGACAAaactaatgtttattttttatttatcatttattaaattTTTCCTTGAAATGTGACTCAAATGAATAATTGTAATTAAATTAGCATAGTTAAATATTATGTCATGTAACCGAAAATACTTTTGACGGATCTGGATCGTCATACACTGGGCTTTAATGGATCATTGCTTCATTCTGTTGTACTACCTCCTTATAGCTTTACTTCTGTGAAAAAATGTTATGcccctttctgttttttattgccTATAATCTTATATGGCCTGTCCTCTTCCAGGTTGACAGCAGAGTGGAGCGGAGGTCATGTGTCTCAGACACCACTTGGCGATGCCTTTGCCTGCTCAGtcgtcctcctggatccacacgcCTCACATAATATATAATTACTTGTATAAGATATTCTGTCAACACCATTTATAGAccgtgattttgttgttctgttatGTGcatgcaacatctattgcatgtctgtccgccCTGAGAGAGGGATCTCTCCTCTGTGGCTTTTCTTGATCTCTCTTCAGCCTATTTTTTCCTGGGCAAGTTTTTCCCCACTTAAATCAAGGGTCTAAAGACAGCGGACGTGGTCTCTGTGCAGATTTTAAAGCCCACTGGGGTAATGTGACCATGATTTGGGGCTgtataaaattgatttgatttttgaaaattgaaaaacaaaacaaaacagcaaccTCGAGAAGAAGCATCAGCAAATTGTGATGGGAATTGTTTTTACTATTTCCTGATACCCTTTGGACAAAGCGATTAATCAAGACGATAAAAAGCAAGCAATTGATAAGGAAAATAATCCTTAGCTGCAGTCTTAATCACATATATTGTAAGAGGTCTAATGAAAGGCTGTGGCTCCAAAATGACATGCAGCTACTTGGCTTTAAAGAGTTTCTAATGTGCTGCAATCTGGCAATCAACCTACATATCAAAAAGACAGTAGATCttaatatgtatgtatgtctgatAGGGATCATGTCATGTGTGGACATACCGTTCAAACCAAATTAACGTCtgtacatgtactgtgtgtgtgtgtgtgtgtgtgtgtgtgtgtgtgtgtgtacagcccCACTAACAGCACACATAAATGCAAAACGGTTGAATGTAAACACTAACGTGACAGCGACAGGTCATATGCAGACGTAATTAGGCTAATTTACCGTCTAGGTTAGCTAAAAACCACAGAAACCTCCGATATGACAGGCCTGAATTGAGATACTGTATAAATAAGTAACATGATTGACAGTGGACACCTTGAGAGATCTTTGGCAGCAAGTTTAAAAGTTGTAACTTGACCGAAAAATAAACCGAGTCGTCGCGGTGCTCGGCTGCGCTTTCACAAACTCACCTTAATGGCTGACTCCCGTCGCGACTTTCATTTCTCTGCCCCCAAAATACTGAAATTCCAGCCGTTTTTTTACTTCGGGGACGATATCAATTACACATAAACGACTTAAAAGAAGGGGGTGTTGTTTGATTGTGACGAGCACAGACATGTTCTCGGtctggccaatcagagcgctGAGGTTGTCGTGTGGAACCAATAggcgggaggaggaggcgggacGTGGGCAGGTCTGTtttctgaaggagaaaaaaaagtttcctgaAACTTGAACGATGACACGTGACCAAGGAGGCTTCAGCGGGCTGTCAGGTGACCCGAGCCGTGCACGTCAAAGACGGATACCTGTGGAAATACCTCACATACGTGACAACCAGCTGCTCTTTCTCTACATGAGAATAGTATCAGAAAGTCAACAGTGGCCGCATCGTGCAGGGTGCCTGTGGATAAGTTACTCAGGTGTCAGGTTAGTTTACAGAGCAAACTGAATGGGCCAAGTCATTGGCTTAAGTCAGTTTTCATGTGAAATTTAAATTTTTCATgaatattgtgaaaaaaaaatcctagtGTTTCATGAAAATATAGGCCAttttttcaatagcttccgAGTCATTTGACCCACTG of Sparus aurata chromosome 17, fSpaAur1.1, whole genome shotgun sequence contains these proteins:
- the LOC115567238 gene encoding C-Jun-amino-terminal kinase-interacting protein 4 isoform X3, coding for MEYSERVLCGTGEVELDPNIVSEEAGKLYSELQTVIETHGEGVVESLVPIFVWVLEGLASCKAQLRDREEEAEREKAEREELLERYQAERTLRKESQERYLELDDQIEQERRAMRGREKEKERRERDLEKKAREQADQLVALEEQKANLGRELSTLKHTHSKLAHTYRELLEKKKDSERDSPLRNHIRSKNPEFPSNQVLSESSVNEQILQRPHSNSVPACFEDLVAREEKAVDIAVKPTADQFINDIISSTPELKQFHGCVDTSTPVARTNTKEPSSNELETSMEDEMAELEETEKEREKECKVEEEQREGRQEKKEVEEEEVEEDDSLEWEMRNTDSVFSELSELSRDYVESVDQGASVRGSTDQFEEILSQYEELKVTHELVDAARKAVISRVVELTDDRSALKLEVSSLQDTVSRLEGRVKEKEEETKRLRKELEPFQSEDADASFPTSMRHFSRSEMARVVMEKNQYKQRLFELQEAVRRSQTLRATKEERFTEDRRSSVWRKFNRLFGISKEPLIRPPASAFALPTSPSVTRSPLGSPQLPAVSLTHTESILPRSASPAALSPRVRRRELYKEIRSHIWASLGKRQIHGWSTPLANTQESQEPVPEPKDVPVLMQLRLLDQRDSTAKLNCAVAVAPEISGEATCSVWVVSGPAFSSDITVIDPARSNTVLDQFSLPPTAPALCICAVPPVGDTAGTVWIGTQEGSILVHSASAGRRRCLQSVSLSEGIHSLTYSQEQVTAGLADGTLAFFSHGSGGWNLLSHYVMPLGSNPLQPIRCCLAKGSRLWVGYWNKVYVVDTESKKVEQSFSVSERNEQQVRFLCAGGSGVWTSCRLDPILRLFDWSTGRPLQQVDFTALVTKTLGQAFLTLSPLQISSLAVISGRLWVGTGGGALFSIPLSITSEAVSIPYCSIASAQLCYHGHRQAVRFIIAAPGCLITCPGSSIVTTSQLILSGGEGYINFRIDDASEGSVELSQATPQRSERSHMIIWQNPTPSMPSPAL
- the LOC115567238 gene encoding C-Jun-amino-terminal kinase-interacting protein 4 isoform X2, whose amino-acid sequence is MEYSERVLCGTGEVELDPNIVSEEAGKLYSELQTVIETHGEGVVESLVPIFVWVLEGLASCKAQLRDREEEAEREKAEREELLERYQAERTLRKESQERYLELDDQIEQERRAMRGREKEKERRERDLEKKAREQADQLVALEEQKANLGRELSTLKHTHSKLAHTYRELLEKKKDSERDSPLRNHIRSKNPEFPSNQVLSESSVNEQILQRPHSNSVPACFEDLVAREEKAVDIAVKPTADQFINDIISSTPELKQFHGCVDTSTPVARTNTKEPSSNELETSMEDEMAELEETEKEREKECKVEEEQREGRQEKKEVEEEEVEEDDSLEWEMRNTDSVFSELSELSRDYVESVDQGASVRGSTDQFEEILSQYEELKVTHELVDAARKAVISRVVELTDDRSALKLEVSSLQDTVSRLEGRVKEKEEETKRLRKELEPFQSEDADASFPTSMRHFSRSEMARVVMEKNQYKQRLFELQEAVRRSQTLRATKEERFTEDRRSSVWRKFNRLFGISKEPLIRPPASAFALPTSPSVTRSPLGSPQLPAVSLTHTDILPRSASPAALSPRVRRRELYKEIRSHIWASLGKRQIHGWSTPLANTQESQEPVPEPKDVPVLMQLRLLDQRDSTAKLNCAVAVAPEISGEATCSVWVVSGPAFSSDITVIDPARSNTVLDQFSLPPTAPALCICAVPPVGDTAGTVWIGTQEGSILVHSASAGRRRCLQSVSLSEGIHSLTYSQEQVTAGLADGTLAFFSHGSGGWNLLSHYVMPLGSNPLQPIRCCLAKGSRLWVGYWNKVYVVDTESKKVEQSFSVSERNEQQVRFLCAGGSGVWTSCRLDPILRLFDWSTGRPLQQVDFTALVTKTLGQAFLTLSPLQISSLAVISGRLWVGTGGGALFSIPLSITSEAVSIPYCSIASAQLCYHGHRQAVRFIIAAPGCLITCPGSSIVTTSQLILSGGEGYINFRIGDDASEGSVELSQATPQRSERSHMIIWQNPTPSMPSPAL